One Nocardia iowensis DNA window includes the following coding sequences:
- a CDS encoding SRPBCC family protein, which produces MEPVEITVTASVEDTFAVLADGWLYALWVVGASHIRDVDAGWPAVGTRIHHSVGPWPLTLSDTTKVHDVDPPRMLELEARLWPVGSAWIRLELAEITPDSTRVSMYERAISGPATLVPDGVQELLLVPRNKESLSRLADLVVGRARKTEEETPRP; this is translated from the coding sequence ATGGAACCTGTGGAGATCACGGTGACCGCCTCGGTGGAGGACACGTTCGCGGTGCTGGCCGACGGCTGGCTGTACGCGCTCTGGGTGGTCGGCGCCTCGCACATTCGCGATGTCGATGCCGGTTGGCCCGCGGTCGGGACCCGCATCCACCACAGCGTCGGCCCGTGGCCGCTGACTCTGTCCGACACCACGAAGGTGCACGACGTGGACCCGCCGCGGATGCTGGAGTTGGAGGCGCGGCTGTGGCCGGTCGGTTCGGCGTGGATCCGGTTGGAACTGGCCGAGATCACGCCGGACAGTACCCGGGTCAGCATGTACGAACGCGCGATCAGCGGGCCCGCGACCCTGGTGCCCGACGGGGTCCAGGAATTGTTGCTGGTGCCGCGCAACAAGGAATCACTGTCGAGGCTGGCAGATCTGGTCG